Proteins encoded by one window of Hymenobacter sp. J193:
- a CDS encoding RNA polymerase sigma factor: MSSLDASLWDDFRTGNEQAFERIFLGYYEDLYGYGMRLSRDEELVKDAIQNLFQRLWQRRAQLGTVAVLKPYLFKALRHQIADELAAEQRRSKLSDDYEAEFQVQYSPEDFLIAQQLSAERQAELLLAINQLNNRQREALHLKFFDGFAYDRIADIMALHPQSVRNLVHQAITRLRQALPPLCLAGLSGQWLFVNKLEIINLLFC, from the coding sequence ATGTCTTCGCTTGATGCCTCGTTGTGGGATGATTTCCGTACGGGCAATGAACAAGCGTTTGAGCGCATTTTCCTGGGCTACTACGAGGACCTGTATGGCTACGGCATGCGGCTTAGCCGAGACGAGGAGCTGGTAAAAGATGCCATCCAAAACCTTTTTCAGCGCCTCTGGCAGCGCCGGGCGCAGCTGGGCACCGTTGCTGTGCTCAAGCCGTACTTATTTAAGGCCCTGCGCCACCAGATAGCCGACGAGCTGGCCGCCGAGCAGCGCCGCAGCAAGCTATCCGACGACTATGAAGCCGAGTTTCAGGTGCAGTACTCACCCGAAGACTTCCTGATTGCGCAGCAGCTCTCGGCCGAGCGGCAGGCGGAATTGCTACTGGCAATCAATCAACTCAACAACCGCCAGCGCGAAGCCTTGCACCTCAAGTTTTTTGATGGCTTTGCCTACGACCGGATTGCCGACATTATGGCCCTGCATCCGCAGTCGGTGCGCAACTTGGTTCACCAAGCCATTACGCGGCTGCGGCAAGCCCTTCCCCCCTTGTGCCTGGCGGGACTTTCCGGGCAGTGGCTGTTCGTGAATAAGTTGGAAATTATAAATTTATTGTTTTGCTAG
- a CDS encoding FecR family protein, whose protein sequence is MDFTRYSVEDFVLDESFQEFVADADSEAGIFWQAWLTEHPQQQAAAGEAYALVQALSPAKPYPVPAGLKQQELLRLRLRLQQAPVVRPRLRVQRRARLLWLSTLTLALLTVVGWWQWSRPGTSADSLARFTTANGQRRTIILPDSSVVTLNANSTLTTAGQWAANSPREVWLTGEAYFQVSHRATRLVSDIRSAPANVKFVVHAGELAISVVGTQFDVNSRPGATKVVLRSGKVIVDRQAGLTRENLAMQPGDLVETSDARPALTRRRVKPDHYSAWTQDWLRFRATPVREIVQLLRSSYNLRVEVSDPSILSQEITGDVPANSLEVLLPALAKALDVQVTRTGNTVRFHPSNH, encoded by the coding sequence ATGGATTTTACACGCTACTCAGTCGAAGATTTCGTACTCGATGAGTCGTTCCAGGAATTCGTTGCCGATGCCGACTCCGAGGCGGGTATCTTCTGGCAGGCCTGGCTTACAGAGCACCCGCAGCAGCAGGCTGCTGCCGGCGAGGCATATGCCCTGGTGCAGGCCCTGAGCCCGGCAAAACCCTACCCGGTGCCGGCTGGCTTAAAGCAACAGGAGCTGCTGCGTCTGCGCCTGCGGTTGCAGCAAGCGCCGGTGGTTCGGCCCCGGCTGCGCGTTCAGCGGCGGGCTCGTTTGCTCTGGCTCAGCACCCTCACCCTGGCCCTGCTGACAGTTGTTGGCTGGTGGCAATGGTCACGGCCTGGCACAAGCGCCGATTCCCTGGCGCGTTTCACAACGGCCAACGGCCAGCGCCGCACCATAATCCTGCCCGATAGCTCGGTGGTGACGCTGAACGCCAACTCTACCCTGACAACTGCGGGCCAGTGGGCGGCTAACTCTCCGCGCGAAGTGTGGCTCACCGGTGAAGCCTATTTCCAGGTAAGCCACCGGGCAACCCGCCTAGTCAGCGACATCCGGTCGGCTCCGGCCAACGTCAAGTTTGTCGTGCATGCCGGGGAGCTGGCTATTTCGGTGGTGGGCACTCAGTTTGATGTAAACAGCCGGCCCGGGGCCACTAAGGTGGTGCTTCGGTCGGGTAAGGTAATTGTGGACCGCCAAGCCGGTCTGACTCGCGAAAACCTGGCCATGCAGCCCGGCGACCTGGTAGAAACCTCCGATGCCCGGCCGGCCCTGACGCGGCGCCGGGTAAAGCCCGACCACTATTCGGCCTGGACCCAGGACTGGCTGCGGTTCAGGGCCACTCCGGTACGCGAAATCGTGCAGCTGCTGCGCAGTTCCTACAACCTGCGGGTAGAGGTCAGCGACCCGTCCATTCTCAGTCAGGAAATCACGGGCGACGTGCCGGCAAACTCGCTCGAAGTGCTGTTGCCGGCGCTGGCGAAAGCGCTTGATGTTCAGGTTACCAGAACCGGAAACACGGTGCGCTTTCATCCATCAAATCACTGA
- a CDS encoding RagB/SusD family nutrient uptake outer membrane protein: protein MNRNFRYSLLLGLGLSMGLSSCQDLDIAPTDRPTDATFWTQPADAANVLATAYENLYNSEYFFFNEVLSDNAFNVSDVNGSNSRNIAQGAYGTNQQRITNEWGYHYTGIRKSNVLLAHIDEIPSIDAGLKARYIGEARALRAFHYFQLLTWYGDVPLVTTEIGVTEAQQVTRTPRAQVLDFVLKELDEAAAALPVNTAYAVADRGRFTKGAALALKARVLLYESRWAEVTTLTEQLMSGAVGTYSLFPSYTGVFAPSNEGNNEVMLDLQYLVPTRTHSEQRLFIPRTEGKLITAIAPTQELVNDYIMANGQAISEVGSGYSEETPYAGRDPRFGATIVHDGYVWRRPDGSTITIRTVPGTGDNSVDRSDASPTGYYSAKYFDPTADANLNSGLNLILIRYADVLLMHAEAKNEQNQLTAADWDRTIGVLRRRAGFTAAGALNFPAGSQESLRSIVRRERRTELAMEGLRIFDIRRWRTAETVLTGYVHGIKAGSSGVDNGYLRVDQRTFDPSRHYLWPVPQRERDINPNLSQNPGW from the coding sequence ATGAACCGTAATTTTCGCTACTCGCTGCTGCTGGGATTGGGGCTGAGCATGGGCCTGTCGTCCTGCCAGGACCTGGACATAGCCCCGACCGACCGGCCCACCGACGCCACGTTCTGGACGCAGCCGGCCGACGCGGCCAACGTGCTGGCCACCGCTTACGAGAACCTTTACAACAGTGAGTACTTCTTCTTCAACGAGGTGCTGTCTGATAATGCCTTCAACGTCAGCGACGTGAATGGCTCCAACTCGCGCAACATTGCCCAGGGCGCTTACGGCACCAACCAGCAGCGCATCACCAACGAGTGGGGCTACCACTACACCGGCATTCGCAAGTCCAACGTGCTGCTGGCCCACATCGATGAAATTCCCAGCATCGACGCCGGGCTCAAGGCCCGCTACATCGGTGAGGCCCGCGCCCTGCGCGCCTTCCACTACTTTCAGCTCCTGACCTGGTACGGGGACGTGCCGCTGGTAACCACGGAAATCGGCGTGACCGAGGCCCAGCAAGTCACCCGCACCCCGCGCGCGCAGGTGCTGGACTTCGTGCTGAAAGAGCTGGATGAAGCCGCCGCGGCGCTGCCCGTGAATACAGCCTATGCCGTCGCCGACCGGGGCCGCTTCACCAAGGGAGCCGCCCTGGCCCTGAAGGCCCGGGTGCTGCTCTACGAGAGCCGCTGGGCCGAGGTAACCACCCTAACCGAGCAGCTTATGAGCGGCGCGGTGGGCACCTACAGCCTGTTTCCGAGCTACACGGGGGTATTTGCGCCCAGCAACGAGGGCAACAACGAAGTGATGCTGGACCTGCAGTACCTGGTTCCGACCCGAACGCACTCCGAGCAACGCTTGTTTATTCCGCGCACTGAGGGCAAGCTCATTACCGCCATTGCCCCCACACAGGAGCTGGTGAACGACTACATCATGGCCAATGGCCAAGCCATATCCGAGGTCGGCTCCGGCTACAGCGAGGAAACGCCCTACGCAGGGCGTGACCCCCGCTTCGGGGCTACCATCGTGCATGACGGCTACGTGTGGCGGCGGCCCGATGGGTCAACCATTACCATCCGCACCGTGCCCGGCACCGGCGACAACTCCGTGGACCGCTCCGACGCCAGCCCGACCGGCTACTACTCGGCCAAGTACTTTGACCCCACCGCTGATGCCAACCTGAACTCCGGCCTGAACCTGATTCTGATTCGCTACGCCGACGTGCTGCTCATGCACGCCGAGGCCAAGAACGAGCAGAACCAGCTGACGGCCGCCGACTGGGACCGTACCATTGGGGTACTACGACGTCGGGCCGGCTTTACGGCCGCCGGCGCCCTGAACTTCCCGGCCGGCAGCCAGGAGAGCCTGCGTTCCATTGTACGCCGCGAGCGGCGCACTGAGCTGGCGATGGAAGGCCTGCGCATCTTCGACATCCGCCGGTGGCGCACGGCCGAAACCGTTCTCACCGGCTATGTACACGGCATCAAGGCCGGTAGCTCTGGGGTAGACAACGGCTACCTGCGCGTCGATCAACGCACCTTCGACCCGTCCCGACACTACCTCTGGCCGGTGCCCCAGCGGGAGCGTGATATCAACCCCAACTTAAGTCAAAACCCGGGCTGGTAG
- a CDS encoding SusE domain-containing protein, which produces MKRLTHPLLFLLLLASGLLSGCKDDDKALDGTITPVSNFIAPGDNTFVRLDPASNAAITFEWSQARAADGTLVLYEVMFDEEGGDFSSPVYTSTSGTNGQDTKLVLTHGDLNRIANLAGIKAQDKGKLKWTVNASKGVNVLPATASRVIELERPAGFATIPANLYLTGSGTEAGTDLSKAMPFKRISAGVFELYTRLSPGEVKLVDQTTGTPTAYYMEGNKLREGDQATSPAATPAVYRVQLDFNNSAATLTEIVSVGLWVSAENKVKADLPYVGNGVWKAENTPIEFFQESWGRDERYKFLLTEKDAAGVTSKRYLGSTNSDNQRATASSPASYFHLVPGPDSQYDYAFKFQSEADGKNADITVMLQPDGPYTHQVTIR; this is translated from the coding sequence ATGAAAAGGCTCACCCACCCTTTGCTGTTCCTGCTGCTGCTGGCCAGCGGTCTGCTCTCCGGCTGTAAGGACGACGATAAGGCCCTCGATGGCACTATCACGCCGGTATCGAACTTTATTGCGCCCGGCGACAATACCTTCGTGCGCCTCGACCCTGCATCCAACGCCGCCATCACGTTCGAGTGGAGCCAGGCCCGCGCCGCCGACGGCACGCTGGTGCTCTACGAAGTAATGTTCGATGAGGAAGGCGGCGACTTTTCCAGCCCGGTCTACACCAGCACATCGGGCACCAACGGCCAGGACACCAAGCTAGTGCTGACCCACGGCGACCTGAACCGCATTGCCAACCTGGCCGGCATCAAGGCGCAGGACAAAGGCAAGCTGAAATGGACCGTGAATGCCTCCAAAGGCGTGAACGTGTTGCCCGCTACGGCCTCACGCGTAATCGAGCTGGAGCGCCCAGCCGGTTTCGCCACTATTCCCGCTAACCTGTACCTGACCGGCTCGGGAACCGAGGCGGGCACTGACCTGAGCAAGGCCATGCCCTTCAAGCGTATCTCGGCGGGCGTATTTGAGCTCTATACCCGCCTGAGCCCCGGCGAAGTGAAGCTGGTTGACCAGACCACAGGTACGCCTACGGCCTACTACATGGAAGGCAACAAGCTGCGCGAGGGCGACCAGGCGACCAGCCCGGCCGCTACGCCTGCGGTGTACCGCGTTCAGCTCGACTTCAACAACTCCGCCGCGACCCTAACCGAGATTGTGTCGGTTGGCCTGTGGGTGTCTGCTGAAAACAAGGTAAAGGCTGATCTTCCCTACGTGGGCAATGGCGTTTGGAAAGCGGAGAATACGCCCATTGAGTTCTTCCAGGAAAGCTGGGGCCGCGATGAGCGCTACAAGTTTTTGCTGACCGAGAAAGACGCCGCCGGCGTGACCAGCAAACGTTACCTGGGCAGCACCAACTCCGACAATCAGCGCGCCACGGCCAGCAGCCCGGCCTCCTACTTTCACCTCGTGCCCGGCCCGGACAGCCAGTATGACTATGCCTTTAAGTTTCAGTCGGAGGCCGATGGCAAAAACGCGGATATCACCGTCATGCTTCAGCCCGACGGCCCCTACACGCACCAGGTAACTATCCGCTAA
- a CDS encoding glycoside hydrolase family 76 protein: MVSLTASRIAGALLSLVLLCSCKEPIDDVITKPPTPPVTAAPANWAARADSAQNALRQGFFTAGQYYAKNNAGDAGFNYWWQAHGLDVLMDGYKRTSSSDYLTQAQQLQAGAKAKNGNTYLNEFYDDMEWQALACLRAFQLTGDPAYKATAKLLWEDIKTGWNEQQGGGIAWKKTQRDYKNTPANAPAAILAARLYLLDKNPDDLAWAEKIYQWQKAKLVDPATGLVWDGINRTGDGQIDKNWRFTYCQGVYIGAGQALYQATKKPEYLADATRTANFVLGDADMAPGGILKNENAGDGGLFKGILVRYLAQLAVEPDVSATNRTSYINFLKFNGESSWKRGARRPPGLFNTNWTTLPQGAVESSTQMSGVMLMEVMADLQARKLL, encoded by the coding sequence ATGGTTTCACTTACCGCTTCCCGTATTGCCGGTGCGCTTCTGAGCCTAGTGCTGCTGTGCTCCTGCAAGGAGCCCATCGACGACGTAATCACCAAGCCCCCGACTCCGCCGGTAACGGCGGCTCCGGCCAACTGGGCCGCCCGGGCCGACTCGGCGCAGAATGCCCTGCGGCAGGGCTTTTTCACGGCGGGCCAGTACTACGCCAAAAACAACGCCGGCGACGCGGGCTTCAACTACTGGTGGCAGGCCCACGGTCTGGACGTGCTGATGGACGGCTACAAGCGCACCAGCAGCTCCGACTACCTGACCCAGGCGCAGCAGCTGCAAGCAGGTGCCAAAGCCAAAAACGGCAACACCTACCTCAACGAGTTCTACGACGACATGGAGTGGCAGGCGCTGGCCTGCCTGCGCGCCTTCCAGCTTACCGGCGACCCGGCCTATAAAGCCACTGCCAAGTTGCTCTGGGAAGACATCAAAACCGGCTGGAACGAGCAGCAGGGCGGCGGCATAGCCTGGAAGAAAACCCAGCGCGACTACAAGAACACGCCCGCCAACGCACCCGCCGCCATTCTGGCCGCCCGCCTCTACCTGCTCGACAAAAACCCGGATGACTTAGCCTGGGCCGAGAAGATCTACCAGTGGCAGAAGGCCAAGCTGGTGGACCCAGCCACCGGCCTGGTATGGGACGGCATCAACCGCACCGGCGACGGGCAGATCGATAAAAACTGGCGCTTTACTTACTGCCAGGGCGTGTACATCGGAGCGGGACAGGCCCTTTATCAGGCCACGAAAAAACCAGAATACCTGGCCGATGCTACGCGCACAGCCAACTTCGTGCTCGGCGATGCGGACATGGCGCCCGGGGGCATCCTGAAAAACGAGAATGCCGGCGACGGGGGCTTGTTCAAAGGCATTCTGGTGCGCTACCTGGCCCAGCTGGCCGTGGAGCCCGACGTGAGTGCCACCAACCGCACGAGCTACATCAACTTTCTGAAGTTCAACGGCGAGTCGTCCTGGAAACGTGGGGCCCGCCGCCCGCCGGGCCTGTTCAACACCAACTGGACCACTCTGCCCCAGGGCGCAGTGGAGTCCTCCACGCAGATGAGCGGCGTGATGCTGATGGAAGTAATGGCTGATTTACAGGCTCGCAAGCTCCTGTAG
- a CDS encoding glycoside hydrolase family 125 protein yields MNRRTFIQNTALLGATVCTSGAWAFAPPSFKTVRPARAARRFSSASVEKAIAEFRKKVKDPELGWLFENCFPNTLDTTVTYSEAGGQPDTYVITGDIDAMWLRDSSAQVWPYLPFCKQDAPLRKLVAGVIRRQARCINKDPYANAFYGDDAKTGEWKDDLTDMKPGLHERKWEIDSLCYPIRLAYGYWKTTGDASPFDATWAQALQATLRTFREQQRKTSPGPYHFQRTTAFATDGVPLNGYGYPVKPVGLICSSFRPSDDATVFSFLIPSNFFAVTSLRQAAEMLEALQPQQRETATDMRAMATEVEGALKEHATVEHPTYGRIYAYEVNGMGSVNLMDDANVPSLLALPYLGGVALTDPVYQNTRKFLLSADNPFFFKGTAAEGIGGPHAGLDMIWPLGITIRGLTSQSPEEIRACVQTLRRSHAGTGYMHEAFHKDDFGKFSRPWFAWANTLFGEFLWKTYQESPKLLS; encoded by the coding sequence ATGAACCGTCGCACGTTTATCCAGAACACGGCCCTACTGGGCGCGACTGTCTGCACGAGTGGCGCCTGGGCCTTTGCCCCGCCGTCCTTCAAAACGGTGCGCCCGGCGCGCGCGGCGCGCCGCTTCAGCTCAGCCTCGGTTGAAAAAGCCATTGCCGAGTTCCGGAAAAAAGTAAAAGACCCGGAGCTGGGCTGGCTGTTCGAGAACTGCTTTCCCAATACGCTCGACACCACCGTTACCTACTCCGAGGCGGGCGGGCAGCCCGATACCTACGTCATTACCGGCGACATCGACGCCATGTGGCTGCGCGACTCCTCGGCCCAGGTGTGGCCCTATCTGCCCTTCTGCAAGCAGGACGCGCCGCTGCGCAAGCTCGTGGCCGGCGTTATCCGGCGGCAGGCGCGCTGCATCAACAAGGACCCCTACGCCAACGCTTTTTACGGCGACGATGCCAAGACCGGGGAGTGGAAAGACGACCTGACCGACATGAAGCCCGGCCTGCACGAGCGCAAGTGGGAAATTGACTCGCTCTGCTACCCCATCCGGCTGGCTTACGGCTACTGGAAAACCACCGGCGACGCCTCCCCCTTCGACGCTACCTGGGCGCAGGCCCTGCAAGCCACGCTGCGCACGTTTCGGGAGCAGCAGCGCAAAACCAGCCCCGGTCCCTACCATTTCCAGCGCACCACGGCCTTTGCCACCGACGGCGTGCCGCTGAACGGCTACGGCTACCCTGTGAAGCCCGTGGGCCTGATCTGCTCCAGCTTCCGGCCCAGCGACGACGCCACGGTGTTTTCGTTTCTGATTCCGAGCAACTTCTTTGCTGTGACCAGCCTGCGGCAGGCCGCCGAAATGCTGGAGGCCCTGCAGCCCCAGCAGCGCGAAACCGCCACCGACATGCGAGCCATGGCCACCGAGGTGGAAGGTGCGCTGAAAGAGCACGCCACCGTAGAGCACCCCACTTACGGTCGCATCTACGCCTACGAAGTCAACGGCATGGGCTCAGTGAACCTGATGGACGACGCCAACGTGCCCAGCCTGCTGGCCCTGCCCTACCTGGGCGGCGTAGCCCTCACGGACCCGGTGTATCAGAACACACGCAAGTTTCTGCTCTCGGCTGACAACCCGTTTTTCTTCAAGGGTACGGCCGCCGAGGGAATTGGCGGCCCCCACGCCGGACTGGACATGATCTGGCCGCTGGGCATCACCATTCGGGGCCTCACCAGCCAGAGCCCCGAGGAAATCCGGGCCTGCGTGCAGACGCTACGCCGCAGCCACGCCGGCACGGGCTACATGCACGAGGCCTTCCATAAGGACGACTTCGGCAAATTCAGCCGCCCCTGGTTTGCCTGGGCCAACACGCTGTTCGGAGAATTTCTGTGGAAGACCTACCAGGAGTCGCCGAAGCTACTGTCCTGA
- a CDS encoding glycoside hydrolase family 76 protein, producing MNQKDAACRFREPIKASAGLKRKTTRLLLPALLLTLLSGCQKEVVPTNSGAAVPATQASALAVATKSEALLALSSYHNKYYNQYGTYGPSFKANYWFDMAKTKRMDFWTQAEAIETVIDAYNVNPTVEYKNKVQYLYHGMRDAYGLTWSNNEFNDDIIWGSIMCLRAYEIWNDGGMLTMARQNFDLVWARGWDTNLGGGLWWKTDKLSKNTCVNAPAVICAMKLYKATGDVSYRNKAKMIMDWMVPRFYVASTGEVKGAMNTSGQIYEGALLYTQGTFIGAANELRPYYSTPDYRAMGLKAMDYARTSLSKTPGGILQDEDGTLDTQGGKSIFARWACIFVKDTGTAANYGPWLDANAAQAWSIRNSNGIMWNLWSIRTSDTENLNSWRTNGGVSMMLNLYRFR from the coding sequence ATGAACCAGAAAGACGCTGCTTGCCGCTTCCGTGAACCTATCAAGGCTTCTGCCGGGCTGAAAAGGAAAACCACCCGGCTCCTGCTGCCGGCCCTGCTGCTGACCTTGCTCAGCGGCTGCCAGAAGGAGGTAGTGCCCACAAACTCCGGGGCGGCGGTGCCCGCCACGCAGGCCAGCGCCCTGGCCGTGGCCACAAAAAGCGAAGCCCTGCTGGCCTTGAGCAGCTACCACAACAAGTACTACAACCAGTACGGCACGTACGGCCCCTCCTTCAAGGCCAACTATTGGTTTGATATGGCCAAAACCAAGCGAATGGATTTCTGGACGCAGGCGGAGGCCATTGAAACTGTCATCGATGCCTACAACGTGAACCCGACCGTTGAGTACAAAAACAAAGTCCAGTACCTGTACCACGGCATGCGCGACGCCTACGGCCTGACGTGGAGCAACAACGAGTTCAACGATGACATCATCTGGGGCTCCATTATGTGCCTGCGGGCCTACGAAATCTGGAATGATGGAGGAATGCTGACCATGGCCCGGCAAAACTTCGACCTGGTATGGGCCCGGGGCTGGGACACGAACCTGGGCGGCGGCCTGTGGTGGAAAACGGACAAGCTCTCCAAGAACACCTGCGTGAATGCCCCGGCCGTGATTTGCGCCATGAAGCTGTACAAAGCCACCGGCGACGTGAGCTACCGCAACAAAGCCAAGATGATTATGGACTGGATGGTGCCCCGGTTTTACGTGGCCTCGACCGGGGAAGTGAAAGGCGCTATGAACACGTCGGGCCAAATCTACGAGGGGGCGCTGCTGTACACGCAGGGCACCTTCATTGGGGCGGCCAACGAGCTGCGGCCCTACTACAGCACCCCCGACTACCGGGCCATGGGCCTGAAAGCCATGGATTATGCCCGCACGAGCCTGTCGAAGACGCCGGGCGGCATCCTGCAGGACGAAGACGGCACGCTGGACACCCAGGGTGGGAAATCCATCTTCGCCCGGTGGGCCTGCATATTTGTAAAAGACACGGGCACGGCGGCCAACTACGGCCCCTGGCTGGACGCCAATGCCGCCCAGGCCTGGTCCATCCGCAACTCCAACGGCATCATGTGGAATCTGTGGAGCATCCGCACGTCCGACACGGAAAACCTGAACTCCTGGCGCACGAACGGCGGCGTGTCGATGATGCTCAACCTGTACCGCTTCCGGTAG
- the fucP gene encoding L-fucose:H+ symporter permease translates to MPATAPPVTAARPAFTERRFVLTFVFVASLFLLWGVAITMGDVLNRHFQSVLNVSKADSGLVQFSIFGAYALMGIPAGLFMQRFGYKNGVLLGLGLYAAGAFLFIPAANAGSFLFFRGALFVLACGLATLETVAHPFIAALGDQRSSDQRINFAQSFNGLGAVIGPVIGGYFILRAGQGGASEGLQAVKTLYLIIGAVILAVAVGFALVRVPPLPTDPHAAELAPGEEPVLAADTPSLFSRRHSRWAVAAQFFNAAAQGGTWAFFINYGVEKMSLSAERAAYFFAFSMVLMMVGRFIGTALMRVIAPARLLAIAAGANIVLCLIIAQGWGAVSFGALLLLNFFFSIMFPTVFSLGLKDLGPRTQQGSSFIITGVVGAAVFPYLMGQVANHDIAAAYYLPIICYVVILLFGAKYHQVQPR, encoded by the coding sequence ATGCCCGCTACCGCCCCTCCTGTCACTGCTGCCCGGCCCGCCTTTACCGAGCGGCGCTTCGTGCTCACGTTCGTTTTTGTGGCCTCACTGTTCCTGCTTTGGGGAGTGGCCATCACGATGGGCGACGTGCTCAACCGCCACTTCCAGAGCGTGCTGAACGTGAGCAAGGCCGACTCCGGGCTGGTGCAGTTTTCCATCTTCGGGGCCTACGCCCTGATGGGCATTCCGGCCGGGCTGTTCATGCAGCGGTTTGGGTACAAGAACGGGGTGCTGCTGGGGCTGGGCCTGTACGCGGCCGGGGCGTTTCTGTTTATTCCGGCGGCTAATGCGGGTTCCTTCCTGTTTTTTCGGGGCGCATTGTTTGTGCTGGCCTGCGGGCTGGCCACGCTCGAAACCGTGGCGCACCCGTTCATAGCCGCGCTGGGCGACCAGCGCAGCAGCGACCAGCGCATCAACTTTGCCCAGTCGTTCAATGGCCTGGGCGCCGTTATCGGGCCGGTTATCGGTGGCTACTTTATTTTGCGGGCGGGCCAGGGTGGTGCGTCCGAGGGCTTGCAGGCCGTCAAAACCCTTTATCTCATCATCGGGGCCGTTATTCTGGCGGTGGCCGTTGGCTTTGCGCTGGTGCGGGTGCCGCCCCTGCCCACCGACCCCCACGCCGCCGAGCTGGCGCCCGGGGAGGAGCCGGTGCTGGCCGCCGACACCCCCTCCCTCTTCAGCCGGCGCCACTCCCGCTGGGCCGTGGCCGCGCAGTTTTTCAACGCTGCGGCTCAGGGCGGCACCTGGGCGTTCTTCATCAACTACGGAGTGGAGAAAATGAGCCTCAGCGCCGAGCGGGCCGCGTACTTTTTCGCCTTCAGCATGGTGCTGATGATGGTGGGCCGCTTTATCGGCACGGCGCTGATGCGCGTGATTGCGCCGGCCCGGCTGCTGGCCATTGCGGCGGGGGCTAATATCGTGCTCTGCCTGATTATTGCCCAGGGCTGGGGTGCGGTATCGTTCGGGGCGCTGCTGCTGCTCAATTTCTTTTTCAGCATCATGTTCCCAACCGTCTTCAGCCTGGGCCTGAAAGACCTGGGGCCGCGTACGCAGCAAGGGTCCTCGTTCATCATCACGGGCGTGGTGGGTGCGGCGGTTTTTCCCTACCTCATGGGCCAGGTTGCCAACCATGATATTGCGGCGGCCTACTACCTGCCCATCATCTGCTACGTCGTGATTCTGCTCTTCGGTGCCAAGTACCACCAGGTGCAGCCCCGCTAA